In a single window of the Streptomyces sp. HUAS ZL42 genome:
- a CDS encoding acyl-CoA thioesterase gives MTAEAPLAPALSYGRLVPVTVHFDDLDALGLLHNARYPLMVERAWTGLWQEYGIRFEGDWAAAGDACNAVKELRITYEAPVTRTGTYAVHLWLERLGTTGLTYGFRFCSADGAVTYAQGLRVLVRLDAQTLRPAPWSDAFRVAGRALLRSAD, from the coding sequence GTGACCGCCGAAGCCCCGCTCGCCCCCGCCCTGTCGTACGGCCGGCTCGTTCCCGTCACCGTCCACTTCGACGACCTGGACGCGCTCGGCCTGCTGCACAACGCCCGCTATCCGCTGATGGTGGAGCGGGCGTGGACCGGGCTGTGGCAGGAGTACGGCATCCGTTTCGAGGGGGACTGGGCCGCGGCCGGGGACGCCTGCAACGCGGTCAAGGAGCTGCGGATCACCTACGAGGCCCCGGTCACCCGGACCGGCACCTACGCCGTCCACCTCTGGCTGGAGCGACTCGGCACCACCGGCCTGACGTACGGCTTCCGCTTCTGCTCGGCGGACGGCGCGGTCACCTACGCGCAGGGTCTCCGCGTCCTGGTCAGGCTGGACGCGCAGACCCTGCGGCCTGCTCCGTGGAGCGACGCGTTCAGGGTCGCGGGTCGGGCACTGCTGCGCTCGGCCGACTGA
- a CDS encoding ROK family transcriptional regulator translates to MPASPSTARAINDRLALRLLQQEGPLTAGQLKQLTGLSRPTVADLVERLTAGGLIEVVGESGEQRRGPNAKLYGIVADRAHLAALDVRTEGVSVVVSDLLGRVLAEASVPIGGDTGTGPAVEQAVTLVERVAKEAGADRLHTVGIGAPGLIDPASGELRDSTGLPEWHRRLVAALQERLPDARVIVENETNLSALAEQREGAARDRDTFVLLWLGHGTGAAVVLDGALRRGASGGTGEIGFLPVPGTSGVPSATDCEGGFHSLGGSAAIARLAGEYGVEGETAGHEPVAAELVRAAVARVRGEVGDAAGSPSGETSAGRRPGPARGPAPTADARFLDALADRLAIGVASVVAVLDPGCVVLGGEVGQAGGPELAARVAERLRRMSPLSTEVRAGVLGGGAVLRGALLTARDRAQDEVFAPPER, encoded by the coding sequence ATGCCCGCATCCCCGAGCACCGCCCGGGCCATCAACGACCGGCTCGCCCTGCGACTGCTGCAGCAGGAAGGCCCGCTGACGGCGGGGCAGTTGAAGCAGCTGACCGGCCTGTCCCGGCCGACGGTCGCGGACCTCGTCGAACGCCTCACCGCCGGCGGTCTGATCGAGGTGGTCGGGGAGTCGGGCGAGCAGCGGCGCGGCCCCAACGCGAAGCTGTACGGCATCGTCGCCGACCGCGCCCACCTGGCCGCGCTGGACGTCCGCACGGAAGGCGTCTCCGTGGTCGTGTCCGACCTGCTCGGCCGGGTCCTCGCCGAGGCGTCGGTGCCGATCGGGGGCGACACCGGCACCGGTCCCGCGGTGGAGCAGGCGGTGACTCTCGTCGAGCGGGTGGCGAAGGAGGCGGGGGCCGACCGGCTGCACACCGTCGGCATCGGGGCACCCGGCCTGATCGACCCGGCGAGCGGCGAACTCCGTGACTCCACGGGCCTGCCCGAGTGGCACCGCCGGCTCGTGGCCGCCCTCCAGGAACGGCTCCCGGACGCCCGCGTCATCGTCGAGAACGAGACCAACCTCTCCGCGCTCGCGGAACAACGTGAGGGTGCCGCCCGTGACCGGGACACCTTCGTCCTGCTGTGGCTGGGCCATGGCACGGGCGCGGCAGTCGTCCTCGACGGCGCCCTCCGCCGCGGCGCCTCCGGTGGCACGGGGGAGATCGGCTTCCTGCCGGTACCGGGCACGTCCGGAGTGCCTTCGGCGACGGACTGCGAGGGGGGTTTCCACTCCCTCGGGGGGTCGGCGGCGATCGCTCGGCTCGCGGGGGAGTACGGGGTGGAGGGGGAGACGGCGGGGCACGAGCCGGTGGCGGCGGAGCTGGTGCGGGCGGCGGTGGCGCGCGTGCGGGGTGAGGTGGGCGACGCCGCGGGGAGCCCGTCCGGGGAGACCTCGGCCGGCCGGCGGCCCGGCCCGGCCCGCGGCCCGGCTCCCACTGCCGACGCCCGCTTCCTCGACGCGCTCGCCGACCGCCTCGCCATAGGGGTCGCATCAGTCGTCGCCGTTCTGGATCCCGGGTGCGTGGTCCTCGGCGGTGAGGTCGGGCAGGCCGGCGGGCCCGAACTCGCCGCGCGGGTGGCGGAGCGGCTGCGCCGGATGTCGCCGCTGTCCACCG
- a CDS encoding MFS transporter, with protein sequence MSTVVYAPAQVRHARYAVAAVFAVHGAVTGSFATRVPWIQDHASLGAGQLGIALAFTAFGASCSMPLAGRITHRFGSRTTLRGLIALWTLSLVLPSFATNLYTLCLAMFTYGATAGMADVAMNALGVEVERLLGKSIMSGLHGMWSAGALIGSAAGTLAAHLGSDARLHFALAAATLTLLGVAACHWVLDLRPAEDEEPPPRFALPPRSALLIGAVGFCAVFAEGASLDWSAIYLRDQLEASAGLAAACTTGFMLTMAAARIVGDSVVNRFGAVRTVRAGGFLAAAGGLLIVVAGHPAVAMAGFALMGLGIAVVVPLCFAAAGHSGPNPSQAIAGVATITYTSGLIAPSLIGGVAQATSLVVSFGLVTVLACGLAAFAGVLRAGERDRPKVSRPSAAVPDPRP encoded by the coding sequence ATGAGCACAGTGGTCTACGCACCAGCGCAGGTACGGCACGCCCGGTACGCGGTGGCGGCCGTCTTCGCCGTGCACGGCGCCGTCACCGGCTCGTTCGCCACGCGCGTGCCGTGGATCCAGGACCATGCCTCCCTCGGTGCCGGACAGCTCGGCATCGCCCTGGCCTTCACGGCGTTCGGCGCCTCCTGCTCCATGCCGCTGGCCGGCCGGATCACCCACCGCTTCGGCAGCCGAACGACCCTGCGCGGCCTGATCGCGCTGTGGACGCTGTCCCTGGTCCTGCCCTCCTTCGCGACGAACCTGTACACGCTGTGCCTGGCGATGTTCACGTACGGCGCGACCGCCGGCATGGCCGACGTCGCGATGAACGCCCTGGGCGTCGAGGTGGAGCGCCTGCTCGGCAAGTCGATCATGTCCGGTCTGCACGGTATGTGGAGCGCGGGCGCCCTGATCGGCTCGGCCGCCGGCACGCTCGCCGCGCACCTGGGTTCGGACGCGCGTCTGCACTTCGCGCTGGCGGCCGCGACGCTCACTCTGCTCGGCGTCGCAGCCTGCCACTGGGTGCTCGACCTGCGGCCCGCCGAGGACGAGGAGCCGCCGCCGCGGTTCGCGCTGCCGCCCAGGTCCGCGCTGCTGATCGGGGCGGTCGGGTTCTGCGCGGTGTTCGCGGAGGGCGCGAGCCTGGACTGGTCCGCGATCTATCTGCGCGACCAGCTGGAGGCGTCGGCGGGTCTCGCGGCCGCCTGCACGACCGGTTTCATGCTGACCATGGCAGCGGCCCGGATCGTGGGGGACTCGGTGGTCAACCGCTTCGGCGCGGTCCGCACGGTCCGGGCGGGAGGGTTCCTCGCCGCCGCCGGTGGCCTGCTCATCGTCGTCGCGGGCCATCCTGCCGTGGCCATGGCCGGGTTCGCGCTGATGGGGCTGGGCATCGCGGTCGTCGTACCGCTGTGTTTCGCGGCGGCGGGCCACAGCGGCCCGAACCCCAGTCAGGCCATCGCGGGCGTGGCGACGATCACGTACACCTCCGGCCTCATCGCACCGAGCCTGATCGGCGGGGTGGCGCAGGCGACCAGCCTGGTGGTGTCGTTCGGTCTGGTGACGGTGCTGGCGTGCGGGCTCGCGGCGTTCGCGGGCGTCCTGCGCGCGGGCGAGCGGGACCGGCCGAAGGTCAGTCGGCCGAGCGCAGCAGTGCCCGACCCGCGACCCTGA